The Culex quinquefasciatus strain JHB chromosome 2, VPISU_Cqui_1.0_pri_paternal, whole genome shotgun sequence genome contains the following window.
TGCTGGATTTGATCGATTACTGTGCGAGTGCGGTTGGGTTGCTGATCGGGATGACGAGCTGTGAGCGGGTTGAGGGTGGTGGGGAGGACTTGCTGAACGAGAGCGGGAAGGAGGAGGTTGAGCGGATGAATGAGCAGATGGCGTTCAAGATTGGGATGAAATGTTTGTCGATTTTGGGCAGTTTGATGAGTAATTTGGACGTGCTTCCGTTGAGTGCGGGCAGTCGAGTGACGAAGGTTCACGATGTTCCGTGCTTGGTGGCGGAGATTTTGCACGCCAAACCGTGGCTCAGGAAGCGGAAGGGAATTGAAAAGTTCGTGAACGATAGCTGGAAGCCGGTTTACGGGGAGGAGATCACGAAGGTGACCAAAACGGAAGCTCAAACCTGGTTCTGTCTGTTTGGGTTGCTGTTCAACGAGAGCACTTCGAGGAATTATGAGATAAACGACTTCCGCCAGCGGGAGATAGGCAAGTGCGTTGGATTGATGAATGAGCAGTTGCTGGACCAACTTCCGGCGCTCGCGCAGTTGAAGCAGTTTCTTTGCACGCTGCAGATGAGCGGCAACGGTTCCGGTGGAAGTAAGAAGAGCGACTTGCTGCTAGAGGAATTACCGGAAATAAAGGACGGTCTGATTGAAGAGGCACGCAAGTTTGGTTGGAGCAAGATTGTCCAGGCTCACAAGGAGATTTTCGTCGATTTGACCCAGGAACAGTTGACTTCCGTGGCAAAGAGGTAACGGTTATATCCGGTCCGTAATTTGCCACTTTAACACTGTTAATTTTGGTTTTGTTCCAGACTCAACGCGGCGTACAACACCGACCTGCTGGAGAAGATCAACAGCGGTACCGATGACGGCGGCCATCGAATCTGCTCAACCTGCAAGAAGTCCGCCGAAAAGCGATGCTCCAAGTGCGAGTCCGTGTTTTACTGTTCGCGGTAGGTTCCGGCGAggtcacaaacacacacacacacaaaaccaACAACTAATTTCATACCTTCTTTTGCGATTTTTCAGCGAATGCCAGGTTGCGGATTGGCCCCGCCACAAGGAGCTGTGTCATCAGTTGAAATCACTTTGAGAGAGCTTGTTCACGAGTTTGTATCCATTTCTGTATTAATAGTTTAGCAAACATCCTCTTCCTTTAATACAACGCACACGCACAGCACAGCTTAGCTCGACTGTCTGAGCTGCTTCAGGTGCTCTTTGATGACGTCGTGAGCTGGGGTTTCCTCACCGTAAGCCTGCGGAACGAGAACAAAATAAAGGAATTAGATCAACAAGTGACTTAAGTCTCAAGTTTGTTTGCTTCTCACCTTCAGCACCACGCAGGAAGCTCCGCAGATCTTGCGCGGCTTGCCCTCCTTGTCGATCTTGCACAGGCCGGACCACTCGCCGAGCTTCTTGTTCGAGTCCACTCGGATGAGCGGGATCTGGTGCTCGTTGCACAGGGCCGTGATCAGCTTCTTGTACTGGGGCTCGTCGCAGCTCTCGGCCAGGATGCACAGCACGGCCTGACGCTTGTCCAGGGCCTTGCACGCTTCGTGGATTCCGTGCACAAGCCCGTCGGCGATCAGCGACTTCTTCAGCACCTCCTGGAGGGCAGTGTTGACGTCCATGGTTCCGTCGACCGGAGCGACCGGGGCTTCACTGTAAACCAAAACATTACCCGTTAACACCGCAAACTAACCGTGAAACTCCCCCGGAAATACTTACACTTCAACGTCGgacattttctgcaaaaaagaaaaagataagACAAAAAGTTAACAACTCCCCTTCAAACCAACAGGAACCACCAAAACATCGCTCGGAAAAACGGGCGAAGACAGGTTAGCGGCAGCGTAaacaattttccacttttttcccCGATTTCCACTCGAATCCAACCCGCAAATCGACCGCCCCCTAATCCGCAACACTTTTCCGAACAATGTTTCGCCAGTTTCGACGCGAAAATCCGCCAATTTACGGCAACTTACGGGATTTTTTTCGCGGATTAAACGAAATGTGTTCCAACAGCCGGAGCTTGATGACGGGAAAAGAGCGACATTTGCCCGGAAGTTGATATTGGTGCGAGACGTTTGACAGCGCCCGACACTGCTGCCATCTTCTTCCCCGGGTAGGGGCGCACGGGGGGtacttttgacgtttgatgacGAAGCGCACAGTAAAACACCgcttgtttggatttttttttattgtgttttgaaattaagattAAAATTTTGGGGTAACGTTATCACTGTGCACAAAACTGTCACTCGCAATCACATATTGTACAatcctggagttttttttttaatgaccaataaatcaaattttcaggtttAGGTTTTTGCGCAtgtttttaggtgttttttaatacccctgacacaaggcggtttcaaaaacacccaaaaagcaaaaacttgaaatttggtttattgaacctttaaaaaactccagaaatgttttaTTACTACATAAAATTTtccttttaatgtatttttttttaatgagaatGTTTGATTCAAcgttgatttcaaatttaaaaattgaaaatacaaatttttcaatttcagaatttaagattttttttatttgggaatttaaaattatacattttcaaatgttataaaGCAAGCcattattatttgttatttattattatttctctaactttgaaaataaattgaaaatatattaattacttaaaattttgaaaaaaacgtaaCATACATTTAgcggaaattctcgtatgtttggcaggttaagcacttgcTCTTAacaccatccaatttgctgaattTCACTATTTAAgcaacttattttgcaaaatttttgatatgaaacttgcttgctcacattagaggcacgctggaattagatgctgtacccctatattctaaaatttttcttttttttcttttatttgaatgttagaaattgtgattttgaatttcaaaatttaaatattgagttttataatttcagattttagaataaggctttctaggcccagtgaaaaaaatatatttttaactcaaaaatgatgaactcctcgtcacagtgtcctgatgccaacaatgatcgagctgtagctgtcacagccctgcgaagtatgttggctgacatatcgggcagtcagtcaaataaaccagctagaagtcgcttgacagaaacattttgctagaaagagataggaaacctgatgcaaacaaacgtccagctgtcatgtaaacatactttgaatgtgttggtaaatttctgactagaaagccttatagggTCCTAAGCacgatgttattttttatgttcaacgtttaaatttaatttcacgattaaatttttttttctgatcactatttttcattttaacaacctatcttttgacctatgagagtatgggtgttggaggctgttgcaaaaagatattaaggttttaaaaaaatcaatttttaacagttattagccaaagctatgagaaaaagtcaaaccgatcctggatttctatggcccattttgaagtgcttcaaaaaacctttcaaatgcatctacgaaagttggaattgatgaagttttacggaaatgcgagcaattttaagatttttttggttttttggacctcaaacatcGAAGCCCGTTTACCCcgtttccctttgtcgtagagggctcatgtttggcatgagttcatctcatgtatagacaaacaaacgctgaaagtttctttcaaatcggagcaccttgatacgacctgttacacattggtgaaaaactcgctcttaagaatttaagaaccgttaattttagaatttataaaaaatatttcgaaaaaaaaaaatggtttgtgtaatttttgtatttcagaTTTCTAGAATCCTAGAATGCcagtattttacaatttaaagctttagaatattataatttttatttcaattttgaattatcAGATTCTGCTgctttgaatattcaaaattttatatttcaaacattaaatctttattattttgtattttggaaTGTGTGAACTGCGTACACTGAAAATAtgccacactttttattcaagtgcccaaacacttgaatgattgaataaagtcacatcgtagatctaattggtttgtgtttcaacatcaatccaaaccactatcaaatgcaagtgtttgggcggttgactttttggtattttttgacatgttattttcattcgggtggctcaagcttttcaattgttttgctcatgaatttgtcccaccttcttgaactattcaaagtaatgagcaaaacacttgaaaatgatcttaagatctacccaaaacaggcactattcaaagtcaacgtgattatccacatgaatttaatgtgtttcactgattgatttttgcgCGACATTCATCGATGGCTAGAAGCGAGGCAAGAACCAATAGCACAAAAACACTCCCGTATTCAACTGgccggccggcgcagtggtagcgtgcacgactagcaagcgagaacctgtaaATCGCTTGCACGTACTTTTTTCAacgccatttaaaattcaagtgtttggctattgacattatttcatggccaatcaccgaaatttcaagtgttttgcgattgatatttgagtgctctgtacagcagggccagatcatgtgtagaacacttcgttgagctgtgtaagttttgctcagtgtacATCCCTTTATTCTTGAATTTGACGTCTGGCAGCACGGTTCTCAACTGACATTTTCCCGAGCGCACGTGTGACATAACGAACCAAAACAAAGTTCGTAACCGATATGAAgcaaaataaaactcaaaatttgaaatgagttcataaaaagttcagtttttttaaaaacacattagctacaaaaaaaaaatgttcgacaAACCGCTGCTGATTCTGTTCCGCCGTGCGCTCCCGCGAACCTCATCGTGGTGCAGGAGCTTTGCTGTCAAACCGTCGGAGCATGTTCCGGACGGACGACCGGACGCGGGCGTATCTCCCGCCGGCCAAAGCACCTCTGAAAAGCTGATAAAGGTGGCCATTATCGGGGTGCCGAACGCGGGCAAAAGTACGCTGATTAATCACCTGATTGACCACCGGGTGAGTgacttgaatttttattttttgttgaagatGAGTTGATTTTGGCGGTGATTTTTGTTTGCAGGTTTGTCCCACGTCGATGAAGGTTCATACCACAAGGGCAGTTTCGAAGGCGATCCATAGTCGGTCCAATTCGCAGATTATTCTGTTTGACACGCCTGGGTTGGTTGGGGAAAAGGAGATGAAAAAGCACCAGCTGGATAGCGGGTTTGTGTCCTCGTGCCGGCACGCCATCCAGAATTCACACCTCATCGGAGTGGTTCACGACGTGTCCAACACGTGGACTCGGAATGCACTCAATCCGGTGCTGCTGGAGGTGCTCAAGGCTCATGCCAGCATTCCGAGCTTTCTCATCCTTAACAAAATCGATACGCTCAAGTCGAAGCGGATTTTGCTGGACATTGTGAAGAATGTGACCAACAATCGGCTCGAGAGCATAAAAAACTACAGCATCCGGAAGCGCAAGAGCACCGACAAGCAAGAGGAAGTCTCGCGAAAAGCCCCGGAAGCGGAAGGTTGGCCGCACTTTTCGGAAATCTTTATGGTTTCTGCGATGACCGGCGATGGGTTGAAGGAAATTATGAGCTTTGTCCAGTCGCACGCAAAAACCGGCCCTTGGGAACATCTGGCTACTGAGCACACCGACCAGACGCCCGAGGAACTCATCGTGCAAAGCGTCCGGGCCCGGCTGCTGGACTATCTGCCGCAGGAGATTCCGTACCTGCTGCAGACGGAGCTGGAATTTTACGAAAACATCAAGGGAAAAATCTTTGCCAGTGCCGTCGTGACGTGCCCGAGTGAGCGTCTCGAGCGGTTGGTTTGTGGCGAGGCGAACGGCAAGCTCCGGCAGATCACCGAACGAGTCACTTCGGATCTGATCGAAACGTTTGCGGGACCCGTCTCGTTGACCATCGCCACAAGGATAAAGGGGAAGGAAAAGTAATGGGGGTGTTGTAGATGAGATGTAAttaataaattatgaaaaaaaagtaaataaaaaagtcTTTGAATATCGAGTCCAGATTCCATTATGCGAAGGTCTTGGTAAAAGtacatgtatgtatgtatgtatgtatgtatgatctccATACCaacaggcaacttggtcctggaatcgAATGTGAGCGCttggtgaacaattcgatcatcttttactccgtaatctgtactcCCATGTGCATACGTtgttttgcacgaattttagtgctacaaataccgacgctaagaataaaaataatccgtctttccctccccaagcaccggaaatttgtagcgggtgtagggacattttgtatagacgcccttgctcccatcacgtcacgtatggtatggagcgacgagaaattaataagcatgacCCACCAGTCGAACCAGGCAATCCTCAACTCagagcgaacgaccaagggaacaccctaccgttTGAAAACGTCACCGACGAACCCAACAGATGTCCAAGGAAACGCACCGGATTGAGAACATCATTCGCCGATGAGTTGCTACCAGGAAATGCTAGCCATGGTGATGTTGGAAACTGGAAAGCAGCTCCAGTATCTGCAACAGGCTCGGGAATCGCGATTTGAGGTTTCTGTGACATCTCCTCTTGCTCCGCTGGAATCTACCGCCAGGACACAGTTTTCGCGACCACCACATTTTCCACTGGATATCTTCGGAAAAAGGCAATTTTCCGCACTATTTGAAACGAAATTTGAGGGACAAAATTGAcagcaacatttttttcgatccgCACACACGCGTGGCTTACTTCGATCCGAAGGTCTTGGAAAATgtacacttcggataatcgaatcactgTTGTCGAGCTTAAGGAAATaagacccctaaactactctaaaatgatttagaatttttaattgcCGAACTCGATTTTTATGTGCGCAagaaaattctaataatttGTTATTAAGCCTTACCTGTCGTGTGTCACCATGTTTTACTTTCTACGTATAAATCTCCCATGGCTGTTCTCGATTTATAATATATTGCCTCCTCGCCGTGaaattatttacttttcctgtcattctcaagCGACGAatcggcctacttttctctgccaaaaataacagaattgaaaCTATTACTAAAACgtgcttttcagcactagtattgtccgtttctctcaaaGGAACACACCgcaacatttttcaatgttttttatttgtttttcaatggtgaatttacttaacacatggacgtttgacataaaattccatctaaacaatttttttttggaatttcaaaaatagtatttttatatctttgattatttttaaatttgttttttttttggtttttgaaatatttgaaaattttgaaatcttttgacgatgcctgagatatgtaggGGTATGTGGGAAGACTTgatccctttttttgtatcgcacataactgtGTCACTATGAACTTtttcatgaattgaaagcttaaacattcaagtATGTTTGGCTCATAAgagtatttcatcagatgaactattcgaatcatgccaagcgtttaaaaaaatattttagggaATTTTCGAAAAGTAAGAGGTAACtgtcattttgaagaaattttaagcaaaatgtttcttattcatccaagcttttaattttctataagttacagcaatttcacataaaatctgtacgtttgtgttcaaaatataacaagtttagtttgtaaaaatttaaaaacctaaaatattcttttttgcaattccgtcgtgaaactacttacttttcctgtcattcttgaacgacgaaatagcctacttttctgtaccaaaaataacagaatcgaatagcaacacttttcaaaattaatgcagaaaagttctacttttcagcacttgtttcgaaaagtaacacttttcaacatttttttttttgatttaaacgatttattgacaaaatacatgaaaatttgacataaaatttcactcaatgtgtgttttttggaattgcaaaaaatgttgtatggaactcgttgcaaaacttgatattttcagcactcttcgtatttatccaactcggtgaacctcgttggataaatgtacgactcgtgctgaaaaaatcctctttttgcaacttgttgcataaactactattttgcaattccttcgtgaaactacttacttttcctgtccttctggataAACGAAACGGAACATTTCCCTACCTAAAATaactgaatggaaaattaatacctttcattaccaggtgctgaaaagttgaacttttcatattttttttgttttgaacggtgaaactaaacacatgaatgtttgacttaaaatttcattcaagaagcgtttttaaggaattgcaaaaaaaaatgttgtaagaaactagttgcaaaacttgattttttcagcactcgtcgtatttatccaactcggtaaacctcgttggataaatgtacaactcgtgctgaaaaaatctcctttttgcaatttttgcataaactacaattttagaccaaaattgagcatgttcacaaaagctttttgaatttttgtttacaaaacatttgaaaaatggttcaaactgcagtaagttatgtacaactacactaaaggaaactatgtacgaaacccAGTCCaagcttgaggctgattccagtgactgtaaaaatgcaaggatcaagtctccctaaactcatttttttatacaattgattgtaaaaatagtatgacgataaatttaacgtcaaatgcgtaatggcctatctacaatcacttagcttagaaaatttcacttagcttaggaatttgaatcaatggaaatgaatctgagtttctacaatgaaaaagtaatcaaattagaaactgacgattggtttggaaaatttcaaaatctacggtaagttgacgtttccatatcaaaggtaaacaaacaactgcatagcaacgtatatcagcccagcaagttttctatgttgattgtggatgac
Protein-coding sequences here:
- the LOC6040570 gene encoding GTPase Era, mitochondrial, whose protein sequence is MFDKPLLILFRRALPRTSSWCRSFAVKPSEHVPDGRPDAGVSPAGQSTSEKLIKVAIIGVPNAGKSTLINHLIDHRVCPTSMKVHTTRAVSKAIHSRSNSQIILFDTPGLVGEKEMKKHQLDSGFVSSCRHAIQNSHLIGVVHDVSNTWTRNALNPVLLEVLKAHASIPSFLILNKIDTLKSKRILLDIVKNVTNNRLESIKNYSIRKRKSTDKQEEVSRKAPEAEGWPHFSEIFMVSAMTGDGLKEIMSFVQSHAKTGPWEHLATEHTDQTPEELIVQSVRARLLDYLPQEIPYLLQTELEFYENIKGKIFASAVVTCPSERLERLVCGEANGKLRQITERVTSDLIETFAGPVSLTIATRIKGKEK
- the LOC6040566 gene encoding zinc finger MYND domain-containing protein 10 homolog, producing the protein MSYPCAVFPEEVDLLVSGLRRFPVADIGTPAWFDQNEAILRLTQQSYIEASTNQEEVVKERLVAEDRLPVLVHEMYCVLVWRSRVLPKLLVGDLEATFVLYSVLYYEMNVAAVLETVLYHRNSCEALGGVVLDLIDYCASAVGLLIGMTSCERVEGGGEDLLNESGKEEVERMNEQMAFKIGMKCLSILGSLMSNLDVLPLSAGSRVTKVHDVPCLVAEILHAKPWLRKRKGIEKFVNDSWKPVYGEEITKVTKTEAQTWFCLFGLLFNESTSRNYEINDFRQREIGKCVGLMNEQLLDQLPALAQLKQFLCTLQMSGNGSGGSKKSDLLLEELPEIKDGLIEEARKFGWSKIVQAHKEIFVDLTQEQLTSVAKRLNAAYNTDLLEKINSGTDDGGHRICSTCKKSAEKRCSKCESVFYCSRECQVADWPRHKELCHQLKSL
- the LOC6040567 gene encoding 40S ribosomal protein S12, encoding MSDVEVEAPVAPVDGTMDVNTALQEVLKKSLIADGLVHGIHEACKALDKRQAVLCILAESCDEPQYKKLITALCNEHQIPLIRVDSNKKLGEWSGLCKIDKEGKPRKICGASCVVLKAYGEETPAHDVIKEHLKQLRQSS